One segment of Pontibacter akesuensis DNA contains the following:
- a CDS encoding BLUF domain-containing protein — translation MLQLVYLSAAIKIMPDEELHSLLAQSRSNNERSGITGILLYHDGNFIQVLEGEEVQVMNLYYRIEQDSRHRGIIKLFSSHISQRDFPDWSMGYKSLSAREYNEALGYLDLANTSSLSAKETNNEREAFTLLKIFAETNIPGYR, via the coding sequence ATGTTACAATTAGTTTATTTAAGCGCTGCCATTAAAATCATGCCTGATGAGGAATTGCACTCCTTGTTGGCACAATCGAGAAGCAACAACGAGCGGTCAGGTATTACGGGTATACTGCTTTACCACGACGGTAATTTTATTCAGGTGCTGGAAGGGGAGGAAGTGCAGGTGATGAATCTATACTATAGAATTGAGCAGGATAGCCGCCACCGAGGCATTATTAAGCTTTTCAGTTCGCATATAAGCCAACGCGATTTTCCTGATTGGTCTATGGGGTACAAATCTTTATCGGCCCGCGAATACAACGAGGCCCTCGGTTACTTGGACCTAGCTAATACCAGTTCATTATCGGCTAAAGAAACTAATAACGAAAGAGAGGCTTTTACACTGCTCAAAATTTTCGCTGAAACTAATATTCCTGGTTACAGGTAG
- a CDS encoding TFIIB-type zinc ribbon-containing protein, translating to MKCPNCNETLLMSDKNGVEIDYCPNCRGIWLDRGELEKIMERSADHYSKKENYDSDSKRYGYGDRSHSHEQHKKHPHKKKESFLSDFFDF from the coding sequence ATGAAGTGCCCGAACTGCAATGAAACGTTGCTCATGAGCGACAAGAACGGAGTTGAGATTGATTACTGCCCTAATTGCCGTGGCATCTGGCTGGATCGCGGTGAACTGGAAAAAATTATGGAGCGTTCTGCGGATCATTATTCCAAAAAGGAAAACTATGACTCAGACTCCAAACGCTACGGCTATGGCGACCGCAGTCATAGCCATGAGCAACACAAAAAGCACCCTCACAAGAAAAAAGAATCTTTCTTAAGCGACTTTTTTGACTTCTGA
- a CDS encoding potassium channel family protein has translation MNETILLVIGIILILSVSIDLVYTTFSPRGAGLISSTIATLIWRSIFWTSRYFNYKKILTVAGVIIVMSVLVGWVLLLWAGNVLIYLSDTEAVVNTTTKVPADLAQRVYFTGYTLSTLGNGDFAAGSDGWRIYSSFISFSGLIMITIGISYMVPVLSAVTARRAISIRIASIGHSPQEMLLNNWDGKDFKMLNLHFNNLAQPLAEQGQMHLAYPVLHFFHHTDKVAAILPNVAALDEAITLLLLFVPEDKRPSDQALIPLRQAITTFLGSLTALFLEPETVTEPSYDISKLQAAGIPIQKPDLYRISKLSQRRRTLQAMLLYDGWEWEEICAPILDSNMDLPEML, from the coding sequence ATGAATGAAACCATACTCCTCGTAATCGGCATCATTTTAATTCTCTCCGTCAGCATCGACCTTGTCTATACTACCTTCTCGCCGCGCGGGGCTGGCTTGATTAGCAGTACGATTGCCACCTTGATCTGGCGCTCAATTTTCTGGACAAGCCGTTATTTTAATTACAAGAAAATCCTAACAGTAGCAGGCGTCATTATTGTTATGTCGGTGCTGGTAGGCTGGGTGCTGTTGCTGTGGGCAGGCAATGTGCTGATTTATCTATCCGACACAGAGGCTGTGGTTAACACCACTACCAAGGTTCCGGCCGATCTTGCCCAACGCGTTTATTTTACAGGCTATACCCTCTCTACACTGGGCAACGGAGACTTTGCGGCGGGCTCCGATGGCTGGCGCATTTATTCATCCTTCATTTCATTTTCCGGCCTGATTATGATCACCATTGGAATATCTTACATGGTGCCGGTGCTCTCTGCCGTAACAGCACGTCGTGCCATTAGCATACGCATTGCCAGTATTGGACACAGCCCGCAGGAGATGCTGCTGAACAACTGGGATGGAAAAGATTTCAAGATGCTGAATCTGCATTTCAATAATCTGGCGCAACCGTTGGCGGAACAGGGACAAATGCACTTAGCCTACCCGGTGCTCCACTTCTTTCATCACACAGATAAAGTGGCGGCCATACTGCCCAATGTGGCCGCTCTGGACGAGGCGATAACGCTCCTGCTGCTTTTCGTGCCTGAAGACAAGCGCCCCAGTGATCAGGCGCTGATTCCCCTGCGCCAGGCGATTACCACCTTTCTAGGCTCCCTGACCGCGCTGTTCCTCGAGCCCGAAACGGTAACGGAACCAAGCTATGATATCAGCAAACTGCAGGCGGCAGGTATTCCTATTCAAAAACCCGATCTGTACCGCATCAGTAAGCTTAGCCAGCGCCGCCGTACGCTCCAGGCCATGCTCCTTTACGATGGCTGGGAATGGGAGGAGATCTGCGCCCCCATACTTGACTCTAACATGGACTTGCCCGAAATGCTTTAG
- a CDS encoding aminotransferase class IV, producing the protein MSKYESIRLPLYFNSKTGTLFILYNGQQQQSEELRLPHSDRAFQYNDGFFETAIVQNGRIRFWLDHQQRMLEAANALQLELPDFFFAADFQHKLLQLAQQENAAAYGRLKLKVWRAGGGLYTPTTTAVNWLATVAPASPFSTKALHIGICQQVRTAYSSVSHFKGPNAPLYVLAGLEKQATIKEDMLLLSTEGYVAELQSSTIFWLLDEVLYTPDLLSGCVNGIVRRNILRWCAAQQQPVREVLQGPETLLQADVVFAANVTGIRGIASINGEPVQQNEAYLQQLRHALTLV; encoded by the coding sequence TTGAGCAAATATGAATCCATACGCTTACCTTTATACTTTAACTCAAAAACCGGCACCTTGTTTATACTTTACAACGGGCAACAGCAGCAGTCGGAAGAATTGCGCCTGCCCCACTCCGACCGCGCCTTCCAGTACAACGACGGTTTTTTTGAAACTGCCATCGTGCAGAATGGCCGAATCAGGTTCTGGCTTGATCACCAGCAACGTATGCTTGAGGCTGCGAATGCTTTACAACTTGAGCTGCCAGACTTTTTCTTTGCGGCTGATTTTCAACATAAGCTGCTGCAACTGGCGCAGCAGGAAAACGCTGCAGCCTATGGACGCCTGAAACTGAAAGTATGGCGGGCAGGTGGGGGTTTGTACACCCCAACCACAACTGCGGTAAACTGGCTGGCCACTGTAGCGCCTGCTTCACCTTTTTCCACTAAAGCGTTGCACATAGGAATTTGCCAGCAAGTGCGTACAGCCTATTCGTCGGTTTCGCACTTTAAAGGTCCGAATGCCCCGCTGTACGTGTTGGCGGGTCTGGAAAAACAAGCCACCATAAAGGAAGACATGCTGCTCCTATCTACGGAGGGCTATGTGGCGGAACTTCAGTCCTCAACAATATTCTGGCTGCTAGATGAGGTGCTTTATACTCCTGATTTGCTCAGTGGCTGCGTGAACGGCATTGTGCGTAGGAACATTTTGCGCTGGTGTGCTGCCCAGCAGCAGCCGGTGCGTGAGGTGCTGCAGGGGCCGGAAACATTGCTACAAGCCGATGTTGTTTTCGCGGCGAATGTAACGGGTATCAGAGGCATCGCAAGTATAAACGGAGAACCTGTGCAGCAAAACGAAGCCTACCTGCAGCAACTGCGGCATGCTCTGACGTTGGTTTAG
- the gyrA gene encoding DNA gyrase subunit A → MREGERIIPINIEDEMRGAYIDYSMSVIISRALPDVRDGLKPVHRRVLYGMSELGVSYNKAYKKSARIVGEVLGKYHPHGDSSVYETMVRMAQEWSLRYPLVDGQGNYGSIDGDSPAAMRYTEARLKRIADELLADLEKNTVDFVPNFDDSLKEPSVMPAKIPNLLINGTSGIAVGMATNMAPHNLTEVVNGIVAYIDDNDITIADLMQHITAPDFPTGGIIHGYDGVKSAFETGRGRVLMRGRAIFETTPSGKEQIIVTEIPYMVNKATLIEKTAALVNEKKIEGIADLRDESDRDGLRIVYDLKRDAIPNVVLNNLYKYTALQSSFGVNNVALVKGRPMTLNLKDMIKYFVEHRHEVVIRRTQYELDEAKKRAHILEGLLIALDNLDEVINLIRSSRDPEIARNGLIERFQLSEIQARAILDMRLQRLTGLERDKIQQEYQDLMNTIDDLNDILANESRRMQIIKDELTEIKDRYGDARRTGIEASTGDISYEDMIPEENMVITISHEGYIKRTSLNEYRSQSRGGFGSRGVAASKESDFTEHLFVANTHHHMLFFTEFGRVFWLKVYEIPEGGKTTKGRAIQNLMQIEKDDNVRAVMNVHDLKNQDYVLNHNLVFITEQGTIKKTVLEAYSRPRTNGINAISINDGDRLLDVQLTNTSSEIIIALKSGRAIRFNETQVRPMGRTAAGVRAVTLAGPDDKVIGMVCVENENTDLLVVSENGFGKRSLLEEYRITNRGGKGVKTMNVTEKTGSLVAIKGVTDTDDLMIINRSGITIRLRVGDLRVIGRATQGVRLIKLNDGDQISSVAQVDAEEEVEQEAAEMVLEQSEPLPEDTLNPDAMIDPEKAEEDSEEA, encoded by the coding sequence ATGAGAGAAGGCGAACGAATAATACCGATCAACATTGAAGACGAAATGCGCGGTGCGTATATCGACTACTCAATGTCTGTTATCATTTCAAGAGCCTTGCCCGATGTTCGGGATGGATTGAAACCCGTGCACCGCCGCGTGCTCTACGGCATGTCCGAACTGGGGGTATCCTACAACAAGGCCTACAAAAAATCTGCCCGTATCGTGGGGGAAGTGCTGGGTAAATACCACCCGCACGGCGACTCCTCGGTGTACGAGACGATGGTGCGTATGGCCCAGGAATGGTCGCTGCGCTACCCGCTTGTAGACGGGCAGGGTAACTACGGCTCTATAGACGGTGACTCGCCGGCGGCCATGCGTTATACAGAGGCGCGCCTGAAGCGCATTGCCGATGAGCTGTTGGCTGATCTGGAAAAGAATACGGTTGACTTTGTACCCAACTTCGACGACTCGTTGAAGGAGCCAAGCGTAATGCCTGCCAAGATCCCGAACCTGCTGATTAACGGCACCTCGGGCATTGCAGTAGGCATGGCCACCAACATGGCCCCGCATAACCTGACTGAGGTGGTGAACGGTATTGTGGCTTACATTGATGACAACGACATCACCATCGCGGACCTGATGCAACATATCACGGCGCCCGACTTCCCGACAGGGGGTATCATCCATGGGTATGATGGCGTGAAATCTGCGTTTGAAACAGGACGGGGACGTGTGCTGATGAGAGGCCGCGCCATCTTCGAGACCACTCCAAGTGGCAAAGAGCAGATTATCGTGACGGAGATTCCGTACATGGTAAACAAAGCTACGCTGATTGAGAAAACGGCGGCGCTCGTAAATGAGAAAAAAATAGAAGGCATTGCGGATTTGCGAGATGAGTCGGACCGCGACGGTTTGCGTATTGTGTACGACCTGAAGCGTGACGCCATCCCGAACGTGGTGCTGAACAACCTGTACAAGTATACGGCGCTGCAGTCTTCGTTTGGTGTAAATAACGTGGCTCTGGTAAAGGGTCGCCCCATGACGCTGAACCTGAAGGACATGATCAAGTACTTTGTGGAGCATCGCCACGAGGTAGTTATCCGCAGAACACAGTACGAACTGGACGAGGCGAAAAAGCGTGCGCACATCCTCGAGGGCTTGCTTATTGCCCTGGATAATCTTGATGAGGTAATCAACCTGATTCGCTCTTCCCGTGACCCTGAGATTGCCCGCAACGGCTTAATCGAGCGGTTCCAGTTATCCGAGATCCAGGCACGTGCCATACTTGATATGCGTCTGCAGCGACTGACAGGTCTGGAGCGCGACAAGATTCAGCAGGAGTACCAGGATCTAATGAACACCATAGATGATCTCAATGACATTCTGGCAAATGAAAGCCGCAGAATGCAGATCATCAAAGATGAGCTAACTGAAATAAAAGACCGCTACGGCGACGCACGCCGCACAGGTATTGAGGCCAGCACAGGCGATATCTCTTACGAGGACATGATTCCGGAGGAGAACATGGTGATCACCATCTCGCACGAAGGCTATATCAAGCGTACTTCGCTGAACGAATACCGCAGCCAGAGCCGCGGTGGTTTCGGCTCGAGGGGAGTGGCCGCATCCAAGGAAAGTGATTTCACGGAGCACCTTTTTGTGGCCAATACGCACCACCACATGCTGTTCTTTACAGAGTTTGGCCGCGTGTTCTGGCTAAAGGTGTATGAGATTCCGGAAGGAGGGAAGACCACCAAAGGCCGCGCTATCCAGAACCTGATGCAGATAGAAAAAGACGACAATGTGCGCGCTGTGATGAACGTGCATGACCTGAAAAACCAGGATTATGTGCTTAACCACAACCTGGTTTTCATTACAGAGCAGGGTACGATCAAGAAAACTGTGCTGGAGGCGTACTCCCGCCCAAGAACCAACGGTATCAACGCCATTTCCATCAACGACGGCGACAGATTGCTGGACGTGCAGCTGACGAATACCAGCAGCGAAATCATCATTGCGCTGAAGTCGGGCAGGGCTATTCGTTTCAACGAAACTCAGGTGCGCCCAATGGGCAGAACAGCCGCCGGTGTGCGGGCCGTAACACTTGCCGGACCAGACGATAAGGTTATTGGTATGGTTTGTGTAGAAAACGAGAACACAGACCTGCTGGTAGTTTCAGAAAATGGCTTCGGTAAACGTTCGCTTCTGGAGGAATACCGTATTACCAACCGGGGCGGAAAGGGTGTAAAAACCATGAACGTAACAGAGAAAACAGGCAGCCTGGTAGCCATCAAAGGCGTTACGGACACAGATGACTTGATGATCATTAATCGTTCGGGCATTACTATCCGTTTGCGTGTAGGGGATTTACGTGTAATCGGTCGTGCAACGCAGGGCGTAAGGCTGATCAAGCTGAACGATGGCGACCAGATTTCATCTGTGGCGCAGGTGGATGCCGAGGAAGAGGTGGAGCAGGAGGCAGCAGAAATGGTGCTGGAGCAATCAGAGCCGTTGCCGGAAGATACACTGAACCCGGATGCTATGATTGATCCTGAAAAAGCAGAAGAGGATTCGGAAGAGGCCTAA
- a CDS encoding metal-dependent hydrolase — protein sequence MDSLTQIVLGAAVGDAVAGRKLGNKAMVWGAIAGTIPDLDVLLNPWLDTVQQLTFHRSLTHSLLFAVLVSPVLGWLLKRWYRAKPATLADWTLLFFLGFTTHALLDSCTTWGTQLFWPFSTYGVAFYNIFVVDPLYTVPFLGFSLAAAFHSRYNPKRRYLNYAGLAISTAYLFWSFVAKSIADEVFTDAMERQGIVYTSYISKPTPMNTLFWSVTAKDSLGFHNGFYSLLDKDEQVDYTYEQQHKELLTAYRGHPKLERLMELTKGYYTVEKAADKGILINDLRFGKFDNWRDGGGSYVFVYKVWQNPQGELEFEEINNRPKIDKAYLLAYWRRITGHK from the coding sequence ATGGATTCGTTGACGCAGATAGTATTGGGGGCCGCGGTAGGAGATGCGGTGGCAGGCAGGAAACTGGGAAACAAAGCTATGGTTTGGGGAGCCATAGCGGGCACCATTCCTGATTTGGATGTGCTGCTAAACCCGTGGTTGGATACCGTGCAGCAGCTGACGTTTCACCGCTCCCTGACCCATTCACTTCTCTTTGCGGTGCTTGTTTCTCCCGTTCTCGGCTGGCTCCTCAAAAGGTGGTACAGGGCAAAACCGGCAACCCTCGCGGACTGGACGCTCCTGTTTTTCCTCGGCTTTACCACCCACGCCCTCTTAGACAGTTGTACCACCTGGGGCACACAGCTCTTCTGGCCCTTCAGCACTTATGGGGTTGCTTTTTACAACATCTTTGTAGTGGACCCGCTGTATACGGTGCCTTTCCTAGGCTTTTCGCTGGCGGCTGCTTTTCACAGCAGGTACAACCCAAAACGCCGGTACCTGAACTACGCTGGCCTTGCCATCAGCACGGCTTACCTGTTTTGGTCTTTCGTTGCCAAAAGCATTGCGGATGAGGTTTTTACAGATGCAATGGAGCGGCAGGGGATTGTCTACACTTCCTACATCAGCAAGCCTACCCCCATGAATACCTTGTTCTGGTCTGTCACAGCGAAAGATTCCCTTGGCTTTCACAACGGCTTTTATTCGCTGCTGGATAAGGATGAACAAGTTGATTATACTTACGAGCAACAGCATAAGGAGCTGCTTACAGCCTATCGGGGACACCCGAAGTTGGAGCGCCTTATGGAACTTACAAAGGGCTATTATACTGTTGAGAAAGCTGCAGATAAGGGAATTTTAATTAATGACCTGCGCTTTGGTAAATTCGATAACTGGCGTGACGGTGGCGGGAGCTATGTGTTTGTGTACAAAGTATGGCAGAACCCACAGGGTGAACTGGAGTTTGAGGAGATCAACAACCGTCCTAAAATCGATAAGGCATACCTGCTGGCATACTGGCGCCGCATTACAGGTCATAAATAG
- a CDS encoding SDR family oxidoreductase has product MTNNRWMLTGKKAVVTGGSKGIGAAIVKEFIDLGAEVLAVARKQEDLQQLAAQYPERLQTLSADVSKAEGRTALADWVKQEWGPLDILINNAGTNIRKPTAEYASDEYDFIMQTNLRSAFELNRLLYPLLQQAEQANIVHVTSVAGLVHVRTGSIYGMTKAALTQLTRNLAVEWAKDGIRVNAVAPWYISTPLAQTVLQNEEFYNNVISRTPMQQVGKPEDVAGAVAFFCLPAAAYITGQTVAVDGGFTINGFHPL; this is encoded by the coding sequence ATGACAAATAACAGATGGATGCTCACGGGCAAAAAAGCAGTGGTAACGGGAGGCTCCAAAGGAATTGGCGCCGCAATTGTAAAAGAGTTCATAGACCTGGGCGCTGAGGTGCTGGCCGTGGCGCGCAAGCAGGAGGACTTGCAGCAGTTGGCAGCACAATACCCCGAACGACTGCAAACACTTTCGGCTGACGTGAGCAAGGCGGAAGGCCGGACAGCCCTGGCAGATTGGGTGAAGCAGGAGTGGGGCCCGCTGGACATCCTCATCAACAACGCAGGCACGAACATCCGCAAACCCACTGCCGAATACGCTTCAGATGAGTATGATTTCATCATGCAAACCAACCTGCGATCCGCTTTTGAGTTGAATAGGCTGCTGTACCCACTGTTGCAGCAGGCCGAGCAGGCAAATATTGTGCACGTAACTTCTGTGGCCGGCTTGGTGCATGTGCGCACCGGCAGCATTTACGGCATGACGAAGGCGGCGCTGACTCAGTTAACCCGAAACCTGGCAGTGGAGTGGGCGAAAGACGGCATTCGGGTAAATGCCGTGGCGCCGTGGTACATCAGCACACCACTGGCACAGACGGTGCTGCAGAATGAGGAATTCTACAACAACGTGATAAGCCGCACGCCCATGCAACAGGTGGGAAAACCGGAGGATGTGGCCGGTGCAGTCGCCTTTTTCTGCCTGCCGGCAGCGGCCTATATCACCGGGCAAACCGTGGCGGTGGACGGCGGGTTTACCATCAACGGATTTCACCCGCTCTAG
- a CDS encoding 2'-5' RNA ligase family protein has translation MNHEDPIVLTLQLDEVSFQYFNNQRQLYFPPERNFLKAHLTLFHHLPSEHFPQVQQVLEQAAQELQPLPLKVTAVKSMGKGVAYTLESHALQQLHLRLQQRWQPWLTAQDKQKLWPHVTVQNKVLPQQAKALQAQLQEQFSTFTATGIGFQVWAYKGGPWELLQEISFIGVESL, from the coding sequence ATGAATCATGAAGACCCCATTGTACTGACACTGCAGCTGGATGAAGTTAGCTTCCAATATTTCAACAATCAGCGGCAGCTATACTTTCCGCCGGAGCGCAACTTCCTGAAGGCGCACCTAACTTTGTTTCACCATCTGCCATCCGAGCATTTCCCCCAGGTACAGCAGGTATTGGAGCAAGCAGCTCAAGAGCTGCAACCACTTCCGCTAAAGGTGACAGCAGTTAAATCTATGGGGAAAGGAGTCGCTTATACATTAGAAAGTCATGCATTGCAACAGTTGCACCTGCGCTTGCAGCAGCGCTGGCAGCCGTGGCTCACGGCACAGGACAAGCAGAAACTATGGCCGCACGTAACCGTGCAGAACAAGGTGCTCCCACAACAGGCAAAGGCGCTACAGGCACAGTTGCAGGAACAGTTCTCGACCTTCACTGCAACCGGTATCGGATTCCAGGTGTGGGCGTACAAAGGGGGGCCGTGGGAACTGCTGCAAGAGATTTCATTTATAGGAGTAGAGAGCCTTTAG
- a CDS encoding phage holin family protein, translated as MDFIINLLVTAVIILLMAYALSSVHVKSFWTALWVAFLTAIFTATIGWLLGGLLNLVTFFLLEAIVGLIVTALMLKLVDKLVGNFKIDGFLPAFLIAIAVAVALAIVGYLRGDNTEEYALQQDHQNRIEQVMA; from the coding sequence ATGGACTTTATTATTAACTTATTAGTTACAGCAGTCATTATCTTACTAATGGCTTATGCGTTGTCGTCAGTACACGTTAAAAGTTTCTGGACAGCTCTATGGGTTGCATTTCTTACTGCAATTTTCACAGCTACCATCGGGTGGCTGCTGGGTGGTTTGCTTAACCTGGTTACTTTCTTCCTTCTAGAGGCTATCGTTGGCTTAATCGTAACAGCGCTTATGTTAAAGCTAGTCGACAAATTGGTTGGGAATTTTAAAATAGATGGTTTTCTACCAGCTTTTTTGATTGCAATTGCAGTTGCCGTTGCTTTAGCCATAGTTGGCTACTTACGTGGCGATAATACGGAAGAGTATGCTTTGCAGCAGGACCATCAAAACAGAATAGAGCAAGTAATGGCTTGA
- a CDS encoding tetratricopeptide repeat protein → MKKVLFTALAAATISVASAQNSAVNSAILNHKNGTLDKALTDIEKATTHKKTQDKPKTWFYRGVILQDMIGNPIYGKMTDEKTPLVVLESFDKTLELDGKDGEFGKQVPERKEMLYGQVLNQAVEFHNNQDWPNAISKYELAHKISPTDTTAVLYAAYASTADNNYKQAISFYDELLKMGHKTEDVHKAKVQLLQASEATDDVVMTALASGLKDHPNSVYLMQEELKYYLKNDRADEAMSKLDKAIAADPQNASLYAVKGNLLERKKDFKGAREVYQKAIQADPNNFDAYYNLGVLEFNAGAEVNNRAAKMDYATYQKKGKALEAEAKKFYQAAVPYFEKAHEIKPDDKATIQNLMNAYTRLGRKAEAEKMSAKLNS, encoded by the coding sequence ATGAAAAAAGTACTTTTTACAGCCTTGGCAGCCGCCACAATATCGGTTGCAAGTGCACAGAATTCAGCTGTCAACAGTGCCATTCTAAACCACAAGAACGGTACACTGGATAAAGCGCTGACAGATATAGAAAAAGCAACGACACACAAAAAGACACAGGACAAGCCAAAAACCTGGTTTTACCGTGGCGTTATACTTCAGGACATGATCGGCAATCCGATCTATGGCAAAATGACAGACGAAAAAACCCCGCTTGTTGTACTGGAGTCTTTTGACAAAACGCTTGAACTGGACGGCAAAGACGGTGAATTTGGCAAGCAGGTGCCGGAGCGCAAGGAAATGCTGTACGGCCAGGTACTGAACCAAGCCGTGGAGTTTCATAACAACCAGGACTGGCCGAATGCCATCTCCAAGTATGAATTGGCACATAAGATCAGCCCTACAGACACCACAGCCGTTTTGTACGCTGCGTATGCCTCTACAGCTGATAACAACTACAAGCAGGCAATCTCTTTTTACGATGAGCTGCTGAAAATGGGCCACAAGACAGAGGATGTTCACAAAGCCAAAGTTCAGTTGCTGCAGGCGTCAGAAGCAACTGACGACGTAGTGATGACAGCGTTGGCCAGCGGTTTGAAAGATCATCCGAACAGCGTGTACCTGATGCAGGAGGAACTGAAATATTATCTTAAGAACGACCGTGCGGATGAGGCCATGTCTAAGTTAGACAAAGCCATTGCCGCTGATCCGCAGAACGCCAGCTTGTACGCCGTGAAAGGAAACCTGTTGGAGCGTAAGAAGGACTTTAAAGGTGCAAGAGAGGTTTATCAGAAAGCCATTCAGGCTGATCCAAACAACTTCGATGCTTACTACAACCTGGGCGTGCTTGAGTTCAATGCCGGTGCTGAAGTAAATAACAGAGCTGCTAAGATGGACTATGCTACTTACCAGAAGAAAGGCAAAGCCCTTGAAGCTGAAGCGAAGAAGTTTTACCAGGCTGCAGTGCCATACTTTGAAAAAGCACACGAGATTAAGCCAGACGATAAGGCAACGATTCAGAACCTGATGAATGCGTACACGCGTTTAGGCCGCAAGGCTGAAGCAGAGAAGATGTCCGCTAAATTAAACAGCTAA
- a CDS encoding 3-ketoacyl-ACP reductase produces the protein MESLKGKNALVTGAGKGIGRAIALALAAEGVNVGLLARTTSQLEAVAKEVQDKGVHAAVITADVTDINAVNQAVAQAREQLGAVDILINNAGVGAFGKFLELEPDKWESIIKINLMGPYYVTRAVLPEMIERQTGDIINVSSTAGQKGAAVTSAYSASKFGLIGMSESLMQEVRKHNIRVSTLTPSTVATDMAIDLNLTDGNPERVMQADDFAEMIISQLKLNRRVFVKEASIWSTNP, from the coding sequence ATGGAATCATTAAAAGGAAAAAACGCCTTGGTTACCGGCGCCGGAAAAGGTATCGGGCGTGCTATTGCCCTGGCATTGGCTGCTGAAGGCGTGAATGTAGGCCTGCTGGCCCGCACTACCAGCCAATTGGAAGCAGTTGCCAAAGAAGTACAGGATAAAGGCGTACATGCAGCCGTTATAACGGCTGACGTGACAGACATTAACGCTGTGAACCAGGCTGTAGCGCAAGCACGCGAACAACTGGGAGCAGTCGATATACTCATCAATAACGCCGGTGTGGGTGCCTTTGGGAAGTTTCTGGAGCTGGAGCCGGATAAATGGGAAAGCATCATCAAAATTAACTTAATGGGCCCCTACTATGTTACCCGTGCGGTGCTTCCGGAAATGATTGAGCGGCAGACGGGCGATATTATTAATGTTTCCTCTACTGCCGGCCAGAAAGGTGCCGCCGTGACCAGTGCCTACAGCGCCTCCAAATTTGGCTTGATTGGTATGTCCGAATCGCTGATGCAGGAAGTACGCAAGCACAACATCCGCGTGAGCACCCTCACTCCCAGCACCGTCGCCACGGACATGGCCATCGACCTGAACCTGACGGACGGCAATCCGGAGCGCGTGATGCAAGCAGATGATTTTGCCGAAATGATAATATCCCAGCTAAAGCTAAATCGCCGTGTTTTTGTGAAAGAGGCCAGCATCTGGTCTACCAATCCGTAA
- the msrA gene encoding peptide-methionine (S)-S-oxide reductase MsrA yields MINRTLLLLLSTFFLFTSCSEATNTDRSQAAGEELQTMNIDTAGLAKATFAGGCFWCTEAYFERLNGVEAVLSGYSGGTQPNPTYEEVSYGRTDYAEAVQVYYHPDQISYEKLVEVFFATHDPTTLNRQGPDVGEQYRSVAFYRTPEEKKIIEKEIQQLQNAKIYANKIVTYVEPFKKFWPAEAYHQDYYRINPNDPYVVSVAQPKVKKFEARYKDLLKPAYVK; encoded by the coding sequence ATGATAAACCGAACCCTACTGCTGCTCTTGTCTACCTTCTTTCTTTTTACTTCCTGCTCAGAGGCTACCAACACCGACCGCTCGCAGGCGGCAGGAGAGGAGCTCCAAACCATGAATATTGATACCGCAGGCCTGGCTAAAGCTACTTTTGCCGGCGGCTGTTTCTGGTGCACCGAGGCTTATTTTGAAAGGCTGAATGGCGTGGAGGCTGTCCTATCAGGCTATTCCGGCGGCACACAACCGAACCCGACTTACGAGGAGGTAAGCTACGGCAGAACAGACTACGCAGAGGCGGTACAAGTATACTATCACCCGGATCAAATAAGCTATGAGAAGCTGGTAGAGGTGTTTTTTGCCACCCACGACCCCACCACACTTAACAGACAGGGCCCAGATGTCGGGGAGCAGTACCGCTCTGTGGCTTTTTACAGAACACCCGAAGAAAAGAAGATTATCGAAAAGGAGATACAGCAACTACAGAACGCTAAAATATACGCCAATAAAATTGTGACCTATGTAGAGCCATTCAAGAAGTTTTGGCCCGCCGAGGCCTATCACCAGGACTACTACCGCATCAACCCGAACGACCCATATGTGGTGTCGGTGGCACAGCCGAAGGTAAAGAAGTTTGAGGCCCGCTATAAGGATCTTTTAAAGCCAGCGTACGTGAAATAA